The following proteins are encoded in a genomic region of Diadema setosum chromosome 10, eeDiaSeto1, whole genome shotgun sequence:
- the LOC140233707 gene encoding ATP-dependent DNA/RNA helicase DHX36-like, which yields MSGRGGRGGGHWRGHRGRGRQRGGDRRGGGGGRRGWEDDDGGGRGRDEQGGRGRGRGRGRGGFGPPPGLTGREIGMWYAQRSRGKKREKEIQERGRVNMNEEQERKIKRMLREVEDIREETSQFTAPQKPRNLRQSEIMCQNFYSYMLKKTPQLDGQLREEFLESQKREDYQRMRKFREKLPSYDMQKSLLSLIRNNQVVVISGETGCGKTTQVPQFILDDHLERGEGSVCRVICTQPRRISAISVAERVAAERGERCGNNGSVGYQIRLENAFPRPQGCILYCTTGILLKWLESDKLLQTVSHVVLDEVHERDILSDFLLIVIKELLPKRPNLKLILMSATLKAELFSEYFGDAPMVNIPGFTFPVTEYYLEDILEMTGYQPPEGSSRRKEPVWVKYKRGKKAREEERKKEEEEQADFEDYIRAMRGTYSERVVDSLTTMDHDLLDLNLAAAIIKHISLNKGEGAILVFLPGWDQISKLHDQLTSQQFFASSKFIIIPLHSMMPTANQRQVFDRPPPGVRKIIIATNIAETSITIDDVVYVVNMGRAKEHNFDVERNISTLKAEWISKASAHQRRGRAGRVQDGECFHVYSQLKESQLEEYQLPEIQRTPLEELCLNIKTLKLGQIIPFISRALQPPDMRAVTLAISSLKQMNALDEEENLTALGHHLSRLPVAPRIGKMMLFGAMFCCLDPILTIATSLSWKDPFIIPLGKEKLADARRKELSNNTRSDHLMLCNAVRGWEEAREHGDDGSYCWHNFMSNNVLKMLDKMKGQYSDLLHELRFISHRSAKHPAANRNSENIQLVKAVLCAGLYPKVAHVYKVPHKMNRPPKLSTPEDGRVAIHPKSVNVSETNFTSKWLLYHLKLKSTSVFLHDTTMVEPYPLLFCGGKISWDNDHGHETVFIDDDIKFHCSQATADLVIRLREELDRVLERKITDPGPTDWRQDSHEGKVMRAIVDILVMEGDGLQEDDVRGYPSDHRHGNYHQDDDDDDDDDDDEYDDSVRDSAGRYGQAAQWKRRDDRAEGNRWRRDAQQGYRHDNQHRRSQNSEPPDNWWDED from the exons ATGTCTGGCAGAGGAGGAAGAGGCGGAGGACACTGGAGGGGTCACCGAGGAAGGGGACGACAGAGGGGTGGCGACAGACGAGgcgggggaggagggaggagagGTTGGGAGGATGACGATGGCGGTGGGAGAGGCAGAGATGAGCAgggaggaagagggagagggagaggccGAGGCAGAGGGGGATTCGGACCACCACCGGGCCTGACCGGCCGCGAGATCGGGATGTGGTACGCCCAGCGAAGCAGGGGCAAGAAGCGAGAAAAGGAAATCCAAGAG AGAGGCAGGGTGAACATGAATGAAGAGCAGGAGAGAAAGATCAAGAGGATgctcagggaggtggaagataTTCGGGAAGAGACTTCGCAGTTCACTGCCCCGCAGAAGCCAAGAA ATCTGCGTCAGTCGGAGATTATGTGCCAGAATTTCTACAGCTACATGTTGAAGAAAACCCCGCAGCTGGATGGTCAACTTCGGGAAGAATTCCTGGAGAGTCAGAAGAGGGAGGACTACCAACGGATGAGGAAGTTTAGGGAGAAGCTGCCCTCCTATGACATGCAGAAG aGCTTGCTGTCACTTATTAGGAACAACCAAGTTGTTGTCATAAGTGGTGAAACTGGATGTGGTAAAACTACACAG GTTCCCCAATTCATCCTGGATGACCATCTGGAGAGAGGTGAGGGGTCAGTCTGTAGGGTCATCTGCACGCAGCCCCGCAGAATAAGTGCAATATCG GTAGCTGAAAGGGTGGCTGCAGAAAGGGGAGAGCGATGTGGTAACAATGGCAGCGTTGGGTACCAGATTCGACTGGAGAACGCCTTCCCTCGTCCACAGGGATGCATCCTCTACTGCACCACAGGGATCCTGCTCAAGTGGCTGGAGTCGGACAA ACTCCTCCAGACTGTCAGCCACGTAGTCCTGGATGAGGTCCACGAGAGAGATATCCTCTCCGACTTCCTCCTCATCGTCATCAAGGAACTCCTGCCAAAGAG ACCAAACCTGAAGCTCATTCTCATGAGTGCCACATTGAAGGCTGAGCTCTTCTCAGAGTACTTTGGCGACGCCCCGATGGTGAACATCCCTGGTTTCACCTTCCCCGTGACTGAATACTACTTGGAGGACATCCTAGAGATGACGGG ATACCAACCACCCGAGGGCTCCAGCCGGCGCAAGGAACCAGTCTGGGTGAAGTACAAGAGAGGAAAGAAGGCTAGGGAGGAGGAAaggaagaaggaggaagaggagcagGCAGATTTTGAGGATTACATTCGGGCCATGAGGGGAAC GTACTCGGAGCGTGTCGTCGACAGTCTGACCACGATGGATCACGACCTGCTGGATCTAAATCTAGCAGCAGCCATCATCAAACACATCTCCCTTAACAAGGGg GAAGGAGCCATCTTAGTCTTCCTCCCAGGCTGGGATCAGATCAGCAAACTCCATGACCAGCTGACCTCCCAGCAGTTCTTTGCCAGCAGCAAGTTTATCATCATTCCACTACACTCCATGATGCCCACTGCAAACCAAAGACAA GTGTTTGATCGTCCCCCGCCAGGCGTGAGGAAAATCATCATCGCCACCAACATCGCCGAGACCAGCATCACCATTGATGACGTCGTCTACGTGGTGAACATGGGCCGGGCCAAGGAGCACAACTTTGATGTGGAGCGCAACATCAGCACGCTGAAGGCGGAGTGGATCAGCAAGGCCTCCGCTCATCAGAGGAGGGGCAGGGCGGGCCG AGTCCAAGATGGGGAGTGTTTCCATGTCTACAGCCAGCTGAAGGAGTCCCAGCTAGAGGAATACCAGCTGCCAGAGATTCAGAGAACACCCCTGGAGGAGCTCTGTCTCAACATCAAG acaTTAAAGCTTGGTCAGATCATTCCATTCATCAGCAGAGCACTGCAGCCGCCAGACATGAGAGCTGTGACTCTTGCCATTAGCAGTCTGAAGCAAATG AACGCCCTGGATGAGGAAGAAAACCTGACTGCCCTGGGGCACCACCTCTCCCGCCTCCCGGTCGCTCCGCGCATCGGGAAGATGATGCTGTTCGGGGCCATGTTCTGCTGTCTGGATCCCATCCTTACCATAGCAACGTCCCTGAGCTGGAAGGACCCCTTCATCATCCCACTG GGGAAGGAGAAACTGGCCGACGCCCGACGCAAGGAGCTGTCAAACAACACCCGCAGCGACCACCTGATGCTCTGCAATGCGGTGAGAGGATGGGAGGAGGCCAGAGAGCATGGTGATGATGGATCCTACTGCTGGCACAACTTCATGTCCAACAACGTCTTGAAG ATGCTGGACAAGATGAAGGGGCAGTACAGTGATCTTCTACATGAGCTGAGATTCATCTCACATCGATCAGCCAAGCATCCTGCTGCCAACAGAAATTCAG AGAACATCCAACTTGTGAAGGCTGTACTATGTGCCGGTTTGTACCCCAAAGTGGCTCACGTCTACAAGGTTCCACACAAGATGAACCG GCCACCGAAGCTGAGCACACCAGAAGATGGACGTGTGGCCATCCACCCAAAATCGGTCAACGTCTCAGAAACAAACTTCACCAGCAAGTGGCTGCTGTACCACCTGAAACTCAAGTCGACTAGC GTCTTCCTCCATGACACAACCATGGTTGAACCCTACCCGCTCCTCTTCTGTGGGGGAAAGATCTCGTGGGACAATGACCATGGGCATGAGACGGTCTTTATTGATGATGACATTAAGTTCCACTGCTCCCAGGCCACCGCGGATCTTGTCATT AGACTACGAGAAGAGCTAGACAGGGTCCTCGAACGGAAGATAACAGACCCAGGCCCCACGGACTGGCGGCAGGACTCGCACGAGGGCAAAGTGATGCGGGCCATCGTTGATATTCTGGTGATGGAAGGGGATGGACTGCAGGAGGACGATGTACGAGGATACCCCTCAGACCATCGTCATGGTAACTATCACcaggatgatgatgacgacgacgacgatgatgatgatgaatacgATGATAGTGTCAGGGACAGTGCTGGTCGATACGGACAGGCTGCCCAGTGGAAGAGGAGGGATGACCGAGCTGAAGGGAATCGTTGGAGACGGGATGCGCAGCAGGGATATCGCCATGACAACCAGCACAGACGATCTCAGAACAGCGAACCCCCTGATAACTGGTGGGATGAGGACTAG